TGTCTTGCATGATCTGACAAATACATTATGGTATTTGATATTCCATTCAGGTTGTATCTTGCATGTTACCAACAAAATCATGTGCTTAGTGATAAATTACTCTTAGACTGAGAAATACTCGAAAAAAATCAAGAGTAACAACTCTTAGTTTCccagaaaaattgaaacaaaatcatgACAAACCAACAACAAGAACTTCATAAACTTGTCTGATGAAAGCAACTCAAGAACAGTCTCAATGCAGATCATACATGAGTTCTTTGCTAAATATTTCCAAAGGCTAAAAAGagttaaggaaaaaaagaaaaacaataattacctGTAATTTTCGTTGGTTCATGATCTTCTCTTGTCATTCCCTCACTTTAATCTCAtaactgaaaaggaaaagaggagGGAGGGGTGATTAAACTCATGCATGTACATAATGTCGAAACCAGCAAAATTACCACCCTATTAACTATGAAAGTCTGGTTGTGGTCGAAGTAGGGTGAAAGTCAGTGTAGATTAGGATAGATGTCACCGTGAAGCTCACTGTCGGTTGGGGGAGAACATAAAAAttgacttttttcttttataacagGCTGACTGACCTACAGGCTGGGGTGAACTGGCTGGCAAGGAGGAAGTGACATGCTACCACTAGGTTGTGTTAGGTGTGAACAATGGACAATGGTGGCTAGAAGTGAGGGAAGGGCTTTGTCAAAGGGTCGTGCAGGGCTGAACTCCAACTGTCCAATATTAGTTTGTTCGgttactttattttgtttcaccCATATCAATGTCTGCAAAAATTCCCACAATATATAGTATCAGACAGTTCTTATTTCACAATTTATAGTGAACTTATGGAATAGTTTACCTCTAGCATGATGACTATTGTAGTCGTAGAAAGTATGCATACGGCCCTGTGTTTCTGTTTGAGGAACACGTTGAACTCAATGAAAACCAGACTCTTATTTCGATTTACTGTAGACACGTTATCCTTTGATTTCTGTCACATAAGTTTCGTGTCCCCCCTTTTCAGCCAGAAAAGTAAACAACGAAaattcttcaatatatatacagaAAGCACTAGGATATTGACTTCTGGGATGTCTGGAGGCACATACCTTAGAACTTGAAACAGGGAAAAACTTCCATGAATTCCGCTCACTGTATTTCTGGTACATACGGACATGttatataattggaaaaaatgagttagagaagaagaaacgacaatgtagaaaaatgtatttgagaaaagaatgGGGTAAAATCAAAGCAGGACAGGAACGGAAGAGACATCAGAGTTTGGACTATgtaacttttaagttttacaAAGCCTAACTATCCTATTCACTGTTCAATTTTCTATACACTTATAAGGCCTAAATTGTTGGTAAGAAAAGATTGGAGCATAGGTCACCTCTAATGGATTGatgagaaaattcaaaatttaacatctTAGTCGTatcttttgaataaaaataaaaataaagcccatcttagttgtaattatgtaaaaaaaaaaaaaaagacaattaaTGTGATTATTCATGAATTGATTTGGGTGGGCTATTTCAAGATAAAAGTATCAAACAAAAGACTAGAATGGGTTATTTAGTTATGTAATCATAACTGCCATTTCTCCtccataagaaaaacaaacaatttctctaaatttcatctatatatatatgtacttaTCAAATGAATCATATCAATAAGGACGggaaacaacaaagaaaaattaaaatggccAATAACTCTTGTCTCATTATTATCTCTCTCGTTGGAGTTCTTTCGTTCACTATCATTTCAAATGTGGCATCATCTAATGACGTCGTTTCCACCATCTGTCCAAAAACCTCAAATCCacaattttgttcaagtgTGTTGAAATCTGCAGGCACTACAAATCTAAAAGGCTTGGCTGTATACACCTTAAACCTTGCTCGTACAAATGCTGAAAAATCTTTGACTCTAGCCAACTCACTAGCAAAAACCGCCACCAATCCTCAACTTAAGCAACGATATTCGTCTTGTGCTGAGAGCTATGATGAAGCTATTGGTGACATAGAAAATGCCCAAAAGGACTTGGCACTTGGGGACTTTACTGGTGTCAATATTGTAACTTCTGGTGCCATGACTAATATTGGTGACTGTCAGGATAAGTTCGCACAGCCGCCTAAGGATACATCGTTGCTTTTGAAGAATGGCAAGACTCTAAATGATATATGCAGcattattttggttatatcCAATCTTCTTTGAAGGCTATGTACTTGAagattttaatcaataaataaaatgaagtttaatttttaaaataataacattacaGTGGGATGGTGATCGGAATTGATTACtttggttaaaatttaaaattagataaaaaaaatcaattaatagataattccaactaatcaaaataactaaataaaagacgagatttgaaaatataatatcctAATAGACACTAATAGACTTATATTAATAGATAATTTCCTGCCGATGAAAAATTACTAAAGttgtactatattttataaatattttaaaacattacatAAACACTAATTAAAGTTGGGTTTAGTAgcaaaaagttacaaatttatgGACACCTTCTTTTAGGGGAAAAAATACAGAGTAATATTACCTTGACATgatgtaaactaaattttcagCGTTGAAATCTCTACTATATTAAATGCGCTCgtggagaaaaaaattatatacatctattttattcttaaattgtcgaaaaaaatttatattactttttgtGATCTAACGTAGTTGTGACTTTTCTATTGTAAGTGTccattttaatgtttggaaagaagatttttccaattttttagtttacaaaataaagttctatattttaaaaaataaaaccttatGTCGAATATGTGTAACTAATATTGATAGGATGTGACTAGTTGATCTTCGAGATACGATGCATTCTGTTTAGAGTGGAGATGGTTGCACACACATCAAATTGGTGCATTGATTCCTCCAAACTTACATGTAAAATGTAcgtgtaaaagaaaaacaaaataaactcttGCAGTTacacattagaaaaaaaaaacgtcacgAAATCCcaaagttcaaaagaaaacaaacacacacaaaaggGGATTTAATTGATTCAAAGTAGTAACGAATTAATGGtgaaaaattgcatcattTCTTGTGATTTCACATTGAcatattagaataaaaaattatcgtattctatatattacaatattggatcaaatattaatacattaattcaattatttaattactacaacaatgaatttctttttcttttttaaataataattttaccattaatattgtataatatttgtttattatatgctaaagcatatttaaaaattaaatagaattaagatATTTCACGTGAATATGTGCACGTGTTTCAATTGAAAAGATTGAAACAATAGTcacaaatgattttttcataaaacaaaacatttgtaaccaaatctaaatatgcACTTTCATAATAAAGGACCAAAACTCATATTGCGTAGAATTGAGCATggtttaaatgaaattattaagaaaatactTACACTTCACACCAGGTTTTTTGGCAACATATATAgtgagaaaattcaaaatttaccCTCTTACTTGtatcttttcaataaaaaagtgcatcttagttgtaattatgtcaaaataaaataaaaaaaagaacccgTCAATTAACATGGTTATTCATTAATTGATTTGGGTGAACtttttgaagataaaaattCCCTATTCTGGTGGTTGAGGAGCTTTTCGATGAATTAAATGGAGCAAACTGGTTTTCAAAGATTGATTTAAAGGCGGGGTTCCATCAGATCAAAATGTGTGGAGAAGACATCGAAAAAACAGCATTTCGAACACATGATGGACACTATGAATTTATGGTTATGGCATTCGGCTTAACTAATGCCACATCCACTTTCCAAGCTCTAATGAACTCaatatttaaaccatttttgcAGAAGTTCATATTAGTATTTTTCGACGACATACTAATCTACAGTGAGAACTTGGAAAATCATCTGAAGCACATTGGGTTAGCATTGGAAATCCTGAGAAAGAATGAGTTATATGCAAACCAGAAGAAGTGCAGCTTCGCGCAAGAACGTATTGATTATTTGGGTCATATCATTTCAGGACAAGAAGTTGAAGTGAACCCCGAGAAAATCAGAGCAATCAGGGAATGGCCTATACCCAGTAATATAAGAGAGGTACGAGGATTACTAGGCCTCACCTGTTACTAAAGAAAGTTCGTTCAGCACTATGGCTTCATTGTCGCACCATTGACTCAACTACTTGGGAAAGGGGGACTCCAGTGGACTGAGGAGTCTAAGGAGGCATTCCAACAACTACAGAATGCCATGATGACCCTGCCCGTTTTGGTGTTGCCTGATTTCAATGCCACCTTTGAAATGGAAACAGATGCATCGAGATATAGGGTAGGAGTCGTACTCGTCCAAGCCAAGCGCCCCATAGCATACTTTAGCCATACGTTAGCCTTAAGAGATAGGGCCAAGCCTGTATATGAAAGGGAATTAATGGCAGTAATCTTGCCTGTGCAACGATGGCGACCATATCtgttggaaagaaaatttattgtgaaGACCGATCAGAAATCCTTGAAGTTCTTATTACAACAAAGAGTGATACAGCTTCAGTATCAGAAATGGGTAGCGAAGCTAACGGGATACTCATTTGAGGTGGTCTACAAACCCGGCTTGGAGAATAAAGCAGCAGACGCCTTGTCTTGGATGCCTCCTACAGTTAACCTCGGTAGCATAACAGCTCCTACATTGGTTGACATTCTGGTGATTAAAAAGGAAGTCGAAGCGGATGAAAAGTTGAGCAAAATAATGGAAGAGCTACAAGCAATGGAAGAAGGAACAGAGGGTAAATTCTCCATCCGAAAAGGTATGTTAAGATATAAGGATAAGTTTGTGCTGTCCAAAACATCTACATTGATACCCACAATCCTACATACTTACCATGATTCGGTACTTGGAGACCATTCTGGATTTTTACGCACATACAAACGACAAACTGGTGAGCTATATTGGGAAGGAATGAAGGCGGATGTTGAGAAGTATTGTGAGGAATGTGTAATATGTCAGAAGAACAACTCCCTAGCACTATCCCCCACCGGACTGCTGCTGTCCCTGGACAGTCCAAACAATATTTGGAGCGATATATCTATGGACTTTATCGAGGGCTTACCAAGATCGAATGGTTTCGAAGTCATCTTTGTAGTGGTGGACAGATTCagcaaatatatttgttaaggAGATTGTCCGACTTCATGGCTTTCCCAAATCGATAGTGTCCGACCGAGATAAGGTATTCTTGAGCAACTTTTGGCaagaaatgttcaaaatggCAGGCACCCGATTAAATCGAAGCACCGCTTATCACCCTCAGTCGGATGGGAAAACTGAGGTGGTTAATAGGGGAGTGGAGACGTATCTGCGATGTTTTTGTGGAGAACGGCCTAAGGAATGGTCAAAATGGATACATTGGGCTGAATATTGGTACAACACTACTTTTTAGAGATCCGTAGGGGTCACTCCATTTCAGGCTATCTATGGACGTATGCCACCACCATTGATGTTTTATGGTGACCGGGACACTCCAAACACTACCTTAAACGAATAGCTCAAGGCATGAGTTGAAATTCTGGGAGTCCTAAAAGAACACTAATTCGTCGCACAGgacaagatgaaaaataacGTAGACTTGAAGCGTCATGATGTGGAGTATGCAGTTGGCGATATGGTCTTCCTGAAGATTAGGCCCTATAGACAGATCTCATTacgacaaaagaaaaatgagaaactaTCCCCCAAGTTCTTTGGGCCTTATACGATTGTGGAACGCATCATACTGGTTGCGTATAAGCTAGAGTTGCCAGCATCCGCTTCCATCCATCCAGTGTTTCATGTGTCCCAACTCAAAAAAATGGTTGGTGATCATCAACTTGTACAGACAGACATGCTGCCTTACGTTACTGAAACTCATGAGTGGAAATCTATACCGGAGGAAATATCTGGGTACTCGAAGAATAAAAGAGGAAGCTGTGAGGTTTTGATTAAATGGCAAGGTCTCCCTCCTCATGAGGCAACGTGGGAAGATTATGACAAGCTCCAGTACAGCCtagaagcaaaaagaaaggCGTTAAACATAACACAGGCCGGCAAAATCATACTCAGAACAGAATATATTCTATACtgacattattttagatatgcTCAGAATCATGCTTCTGCctcaaaaagtcaaaataagctagagagagagagaaagaaaaagagagatgaaCAAAAGGATTTTGGAACTTCCTCTttgtgagtgtgtgtgtgtggcagctgtaaattaatttcctaTGAGTTTCCTtaacacccaaatgttgtagggtcaagCGGATTATcccgtgagattagtcgagggTGTGTGAGCTGGCCTAGACACTCacaaatatcaagaaaaagaaaaccttgcCACCCATCCACTTTGCAACAAAGATTCATGAAATTAAGgggtaaaaggaaaaaggtatAGAAGCGGATAGCATCTTGGCTTCTTATTAAAATGGAATAGTGTAACCAGACCTGGAATTTGTAAAGCATCCATCCCAGGtaattcttccaatttcaatcCTCCAACCCTCTTCCTAACACAAGTAAATTAGAGACAACTTATCAAATAGAAGACCAACAGTCAACATAGGAATAAAAGTGCACATTATCATGAGGtatgaacaaataaattaaagatgtaCATAAGTCGCTAAAATCATACTCAGAACAGAATATATTCTATACtgacattattttagatatgcTCAAAATCATGCTTTTGCctcaaaaagtcaaaataagttagagagagagagagagagagaaagagagatgtaCCAAAGGATTTTGGAACTTCCTCTttgtgagtgtgtgtgtgtgtggcagctgtaaattaatttcctaTGAGTTTCCTtaacacccaaatgttgtagggtcaagCGGATTATAccgtgagattagtcgagggTGTGTGAGCTTGCCTAGACACTCacaaatatcaagaaaaagaaaaacttgccACCCATCCAATTTGGAACAAAGATTCATGAAATTAAGGGGTAAAACGAAAAAGGTATAGAAGCGGATAGCATCTTGGCTTCTTATTAAAATGGAATAGTGTAACCAGACCTGGAATTTGTAAAGCATCCATCCCAGAtaattcttccaatttcaatcCTCCAACCCTCTTCCTAACACAATTAAATTAGAGACAACTTATCAAATAGAAGACCAACAGCCAACATAGGAATAAAAGTGCACATTATCATGAGGtatgaacaaataaattaaagatgtaCATAAGTCGCTAACATCATACTCAAAGCAGAATATATTCTATACGgacattattttagatatgcTCAGAATCATGCTTCTGCCTCAAGAAGTCCAAATAagctagagagagagagagagaaagagagatgaaaacaaaaggattTTGGAACTTCCTCTTTGTGAGTgtgtgagtgtgtgtgtgGCAGCTGTTGTGGGGCACCTATTCAACTTATACTGAGACAGTCTTGAAGCAAATAACTCCAATTCTTGGGGATCAACAATTCTTTCCTGTTCTGCCGTCCAGACACGTACTACTCCATCTAAACAAGCTGTGACAATATCTCCATTTTCCAAAAACTTGGCATCCCAAACGCAACCAGGATGCTCAATGCTCTAGACACAAATTCCATCTGCAACAAAATAATCCAACTTCGTGATACTAAAATGctattagggtttagggtttataaataattatagtataataaacataattcaaatttaaaaatcaagctacaaaaaaaaagaaaaaaacccactctcttaaagaaattcaattcaacaCATAAACTTCAGCCAACTTCAACACCCCTTCAGGGCTTCACCAGTCCTTCGCCTTTCCACTAAAAGTTAGTCATCTCTTCCCAACCAAATGCTCCATCAAACAGACTTCAAATAGATAGAGAAACATTTctcataaatacatgaaagGTTCAACTCACAAACTCGGTTTGGCCACAGTGAAGGATCTTAAACGAAGCTCAGTATCTCATAATTATGATAGAACACCACAGCAGTGTTCGTATATgttgatataatatgaaaacttACACAAATTATTGAGACTCTTCGTGGATCAATAGAGTATTGATCGCGATTACAGATTCAAAGCAAAAATTACTCAAACTAATAGCAACCAAATAAAAGACTCAAGAACAATTCAAAGATGAACTTGGACCCTCTGCTTTCCCTCTCTCAAGGAGTAATGCAGATTTCCTTCCTCAAAGTTCCATACCCCTTCCCTCTGTagcttcctttcttttatctctttccTCTAACTCCCGGCCCTACCAAAGTGGTCCCCCCTGGTAGGTTCTTGTTTCACCTGCAAAAGATTCAACCCACACCCACACCCACACAAATACACAGAATATTTCCAGCACACTCACAAACACAATACAACGGAGAGAGGCtgatatatgtgtgtatatatattcaatatggAATCATAAGCTTCAACCAAGTAAGAGGGTTGCTCTCTCCCCAATGAACAACGTTCAttcaaaatacataataaCCAAGATAATCAACCCTAGCAAAAAAcgcctatatatatattcccttTCTGCTGCTGCCACGTGTTGTTAGGACTATTAAATCACcgattcacccaaaagcttaagctggtggttgaaggcaaatttaattatatatcaccaacactccccctcacttgtgggcttgaaatatctgaaaggcccaacaagtggaatcaattttaattggggaggaaacgacaatgcaggggcttgaacacaggacctcccaggaccacctgctctgataccaaagcATACAAGGGCTTGACTAAACTTACCAAACCACGCACGAGGACTCTGTTTCAAACCATACAGAGATTTTCGAAGGCGACATACTTTATCACTCTCCCCCTGAGCAACAAACCCTGGTGGTTGTTCCATATAAACTTCCTCTTGAAGATCACCGTGAAGAAAAGCATTCTTAATGTCAAGTTGATGCAACGACCATTTATTGGTAGCAGCCATGGAAAGAAATAGGCGAATGGAAGTTAACTTGGCAACCGGAGAGAATGTATCTGAATAATCAGTGCCATAGATTTGAGCATAACCTTTGGCAACAAGGCGAGCCTTTAAACGAGCCACTGTTCCATCAGGATTCATCTTGACAGCAAACacccatttacaaccaatggCCTTCTTTCCTGCAGGACGAGATACCAAATCCCAAGTACCATTATCATCTAAAGCAGTCATCTCCTCAATCATTGCATTTTGCCAGCCAGGATGAGACAAAGCTTCATGAACAGAGTTAGGAATAGATGTGGACTCAAGAGACGTAATAAACGCATATGTGGAGGGAGATAACTGGTGATaggaaataaaggaagaaacggGGTAAGTACACTTGCGTTTACCTTTGCGAAGAGCAATGGGAAGATCATCACTTGGCGCTGGATCACATGATGAAGGACGCATTGATGGAGGACATGAGTCTGAAGGTTGTGGTGGAGGTCGTCGGGAGTAGACTTGAGAAATCAACGGGCGGGAAGGAGGCACATCAGTAGACAAGGATGGTGTGGGAGAGGTAACCTCATATAAAAAGATTGTCATCCTCCCCCTGACATAAACTCGATGGTGATGAAGTAAAGGGTGTATCTTCAAAAAAGACAACATCAGGCGAAACCAGATACCTTTTAAGGGTAGGACAATAACAACGATAACCCTTTTGAACACGTGAATAACCCAAGAAGATACACTTCAAGGATTTGGGATCTAACTTAGTATGATGAGGACGAACGTCACGAACAAAACAGACACAACCAAATATCTTAGGAGCAATAGGAAACAAATGCTGGTAGGAAAAAGAACACGATAGGGAATCTCACCATTAAGAACAGAGGAAGGCATTCTATTAATCAAAAAACAAGCTGTAGAAACAGCATCAGCCCAAAAGATTTTTGAAACATGCATTTGAAACGATAAAGCACGGGCAGTTTCAAGTAAATGCCTATTTTTTCGCTCTGCAACACCATTTTGAGATGGAGTGTCAGCACAGGAAGATTGATGAATAATGCCATTTTCACACAAGTAAGAACCAAGAGAATGCAGAAAAATATTCACCCGCATTATCAGTACGCAAAGCTTTTGATAGAGAcattaaattggttttttatttcagtATGAAAGGCACAAAATGAGATAATAACTCAGAacgatttttcattaaatataaccaagttAGACGAGAATGATCgtcaacaaaagtaacaaaataacgaAAGCCTGTTTGAGATACAACTGGACACGGACCCCAAATATCAGAATGAACTAACTCAAATGGAGCAATTGCTCGTTTATCGACTCGAGGACTCGAACTAAGACGATGAAATTTCGCAAATTGACACGAATCACAATTAAAGAGGACAAAGACCTAAATTCTGgataaagtttcttcaacacaAACAAAGATGGATGACCTAAACGACAATGGACTTCAAAAGGAGAGGGAACGACAGGACACGCCACAGCTTGCGATACTTGATGATCAAGAGATAAAGGCCTCCTGACTCATATCCTCTACCAATAATCTTCTTCGTCACACGATCCTGAAACAAGCAATAACCAGAAAAGAACATGACAACACAATTCAGGTCATGAGTAAGTTGActagtagaaattaaattaaaggataagTTAGGCAAATGTTAAcacagaagagagagaaaaggatggGGTAAGGTGAATAGTGCCAGAGCCAAGAACAGAAGATGTGGAAGCCATCGGCCAATGTAACAGATGGGAAAGGGGCAGGGGACAACGGTCTAGAAAATAGGTGAGAATTACCTGTCATATGAGCTGTGGCACCAGAGTCTATGACCCATTTGGTAGATGATGTAAGAAGACACTTTATATTACCTGGGGCAACAGTGGATGCAATCGGAGTAGAGGAAGATGACGCTTGTAATGACTCTTGGTAATTCTGAAACTTAGCAAACTCATCTGCAGAAATAGTAACTGACGCCTCTGGTATATCGCATGTGGAGGCTATCTGAGCATGTTGAGATCGTGACTATTCTTATATAGCAATTTCCGACAATCACGTTTCATATGGCCTGGCTTACGACAGTAGTTACAAACAATCTCTACAGACTCTGGTTTTCGATGATCAGTACTATTCCTCTGAGGTGCCCGAGGGTTATTGTTCTTGCTAAAGAGAGCACTACTGGGTTGAGGAATAGACACACTAGTCGGAGAGCTTTCAATGCGAAGGACTCGAGTGAAGGCATCATCTAATGATGGAATCTTGGAGTCAGAGAGAATCTGTGTCTTTGCCATTCCAAATTCAGGTAAGAGTCCATTCAAAAATCATAACAGCCATCTTCTCTCGTTGAACTTGTTGAACTTTAACATCAGGACTAAAAGGTAACAACAAGCCAAGCTCGGCAATGATCTTCTTAAGCCGCATAAAGTAGCTGGTGACAGACTCAGCTTTCTGTTCGCACGAAAAATTGcatacaaacttcaaacattCTATGCACTTGCTCTTTACCTGAGTatagaaaatccaaaaattccaaaagttctTTAACAGACTCACAGTGATCAACCAATCCAATTATCTCACTCTCAATTGAATTCTTGATCTGAAGATATAAACGGGCATCATCACGAAGCCAATCCTTCTTCTGCTTTGCATCTTTTGGGGGATCTTCAGTCATATGATCATCCATATCAGtacttctcaaataaaataaaattgtccgACGCCAATCGTAATAATTGGATCCATTTAACTTATGTTCTGTGATCTTAGAGGCCAAGGAATAACGTTGGAGactaccaaattttttatgtcggCCATATTGAAGTCACACGTTGATTGTAATCCACTCgaacaaagagaaaatcaatccaaacagctgcaaaattggaaaaagacaCAAAACCAATCGTGTAACCTTCGGTTTTCGTCAAACCCGAATGTTATTTGATAGACCCAATGGTACAGACTGGCAGGAAACAATGGTTCGAGACAAGCCCAGAAGACAGAAGACAAATCGGACTTCACACGCGCTCTCACGCCGGCGCGTGGGTGAAGGTGACGATGATTCCGGCGGCGCGTGAAGGTCACGCGCGGTGTTTTCCGGCGATCGCGCGAAGACAGACTTGGCGGACGGAGGTGCTTTCTTATGGTATGGGCGGTGTCGACAAATGGTCACCGGAAGGTAACCCAAACTCCAAACCTAATGGagggctctgataccatgtaaTCTAGAATTCAGAAACGTATGTCTTATTCTCATtgagtcaaagcaatgttacatatttataaagagaataaactaaaccctagagactatgtaaaattacaataaaggacatatgtatatatatatatatcataacaagGACCACTGGTCATCCTAACAACCATGTTGTCTAGGtggaatttttattatttttacccCTCCTTTGGTAAACTTGGGTGATTGGAGGCCTAGTGTAACGGACATACTTGTCCAAGGTGTGTTTACCTATGGCCGTATGCTCCGATTAGCcccaatttatcttgtctttatgtcttgtatgTAGTTTAGGTAGTTGCTTTAAATTTCAAGTCGATatgcttgggtgtgacgtttcggcattttcatatgcaagcctaccagagatgaaaatgttaaaatgtactataggggaggcatacctgttgaatccccgcccaagccTTGTCGTACACTTTGCAATCTATGCTTTCttattgcaattgacagtcttcaatgcttgttttaacaatgttttcaatcaatttaatcatctttcacgttttctaaaaatattttccaagaaCGTGAGGGGAGGTTGAAGCATGTGTTGAAGTTGTCTGCGATTTgtggattttgatcggctgacttgttcgtcgagctagaacaagtgccgcactATCGTTCACATCGTGTTTGAAGAATTACGAT
This DNA window, taken from Cucumis sativus cultivar 9930 chromosome 6, Cucumber_9930_V3, whole genome shotgun sequence, encodes the following:
- the LOC116404504 gene encoding uncharacterized protein LOC116404504 — protein: MAKTQILSDSKIPSLDDAFTRVLRIESSPTSVSIPQPSSALFSKNNNPRAPQRNSTDHRKPESVEISRSQHAQIASTCDIPEASVTISADEFAKFQNYQESLQASSSSTPIASTVAPGNIKCLLTSSTKWVIDSGATAHMTGSCDEEDYW